The Vanacampus margaritifer isolate UIUO_Vmar chromosome 16, RoL_Vmar_1.0, whole genome shotgun sequence genome includes the window ctttatatttattttttcttatattaaatttttttgttatttttttatatccaattttattttcagttatttctatatttatttattcattttgtcatttttggtcctccatactcaAAAGCCATAAAATGAACACCAAAAAAATTTATTCCCCAAGCCAGGTTCCCTTAGAATATAAAATTTGGTCAGCTTGTCTATCACAAGtagacccaccaaaaagtctcaagtaCTCATGCTCGAAAAGACACAGGGATGTCTGCCATCACATTTTACGGCAACGCTAAATTTCCCGGTTGTCCTGTAGCTCCTGCAGGATGAGGAGAGCTTGCTCAACCTGATGATGGAAAACTCCATGGAGTCCACGTGGAAGACGCCCCAGCTGGGTCGCAAATCCCGAGGCAGCAGCAGGCCCCGCGCCCGCGGGCACACGCCAGCCTCTGGCACCATACCGCCGTCTCCGCGAACGCTCCTGTCCGCCGGCTCGGGGTCCGCCGTCAAGGGCACGTGGACGGGCGGCGCGGCGGAAGAAAAGCACGGCTTCCGCAAGGGGTCCCGCGTTTCCTCTAGGGTCCTACATCACCACCACCTGCACCGTCACCATACCAGGAGTTCCGACCTGCAGCCGACTATCTCCAAAATGGACTCTTGCCACATCTCGGAGGACGGCGGGCCGTGGGGCAGCAACGGCGTCACGTCCAGGCCCCCGCCCGCCCTGCCGTCCTCACGGCTACGCATGTCCCGCCAGATTAAATCCCGAGGGCGGGGCGGGGCGGCATCCGAGGCAAAGGACCAGCGTTTGCTCCACGGCGACGGCTACTTTTCCGACGGTGAGCAAAGCGACTTGGACACGCGCGGAGCGCGCAAGCTCCGCCTGGCGCAGTTGCATTCTGGGAATGAGGACCTGCTGAGGCGGAGCGTCATGGCGTCCTAAGGATCCTGAACGCACCGCAGACATGCAAACTGTCGTTAGCCCACTCGCTCCAGCTGTGCCCCGAGCATTCTTTGAATGTAGCCACTAGCCTCCTCGCGTCTCACCGCTAAGTTCTGAACGGAAATAGGAAACAGGCGTCCGTTTTTTTAGCCGATTTCTGCGCGTTAAAAGACTTTGTGGTCTTATTCTTTGGGGCATTCTTCTAAATATCTTTACCGAGGCTGGTTTCAGGGTCTCCTTTGAATAGCAGGTGGTGTCGGAAAGCACAACTAGCGAGCAAGTAGCGTTATTAGCACTGACTGGtttacggggaaaaaaatgctagttTTTGCATAGAAGAGCAGTTggagtttgaaaaaaagaacGTACAAAAACATTCTTCCTTATTCAAAATTCCATTTGTTTGCCTGGAATAAACTCTGTGCCTTCTGTCGCACCCCCCTCCCCTCAGAgacccccccataaaaaaagccaaacaatcACCGACCAATCAGCCGTCGCCCAATCCGATTTGTAACAATCAATGCGAATGTGTCACCTTAATCATTTTTAGAGTGCCTGAACGAAGGATGTGCGGACAATTTGCCATTTTTCACGCCCTACCATCAAAGAGGTGGGCTTTCAACATTGTGCCGTGCCAGTTAATAGCCTCTAGAGGGCAGCATTTAGCACGTCTGACTTCCCGTTCCATTTACTTTAGCCAGCAGACGACGTGGCTAGGCTAACGAGGCTGAACTCCCACATAACGTCGACGAAGTTTGTCCgacaatttgtgtgtttttgtactgAAGGACGTCTGTGGTTATCTCAGGGGTTTTAcgaaaaatggttaaaaatgtCTCTTAACTCGaccaatgttttatttttttgcatagaaATTAAAAGATTCCGCTAGCAACTGCTAACGTATctatatgaataaatatataactATATAAAGAAAGCTATGTCAAGAAACTTCCACGTTTGGACGACTACTGAGCACTCGGTGTGGTCACATGACCGTAATGCCGGGACCAATCAGCTGCGTGGGCCCAATTTTTACTTCCTGTATTTTTTGTGTCGCTTCGCTAATGTGACGCGATGTAATAGTAGCGTTTGATGCTGAACTGATCACAAAATCACTTCAAGCAGGTTTGGTGTAACAGGGTTTGAATAACCGAACAGGCGTCACCTGTAGCGTATGCGCTCCGGACGCTCCCGTATGCACTCCAATTGCGTTCCTGAAAATCCTGAATGCGTTCCTGCCACTCCCGTATGTGCGAGCAACACTCACGGATGTGCTCCTGACACTCCCGTATGCGCTCCTAACACTCCCGTATGCGTTCCTAGCACTCCCGTATGCGTTCCTAACACTCCCGTATGCGTTCCTGATGCTCACGTATCCGTTCCAGACGCTCCCTTATGCGTTCCTGAAGATCCTGTGTGCATTCCTGACGCTCCCGTATGCGCACCCGGCACTCCTGTATGCGCTCCTTCAAAGAGGAAGCTATTGTTATTAATATTGTTACTGCTGGCAATGAGAATGACAACCTTTGACGTTTTATGTGTTCCTTCCAAGTAGAAGGCAAAGGTCGTAGTGCGTAGTTGTGAGACGGCGCAGTGGCGTAGGCGGTCGATCGACTCGAAATGGACCCACTGCGGCGTCTTCTTAGTGTACACAAACCGCTATCATACAATACTTACAGTGTGGCGCCCACGCCCTCTCCTTCTTAGCAACCTAGCTTCTTAGCCAAATGTAGACAGTGGGTCTTTGCCCCCTGTGTCGAGTAGATGCTAAGCTAAGTGTCGTGCGCTACTTTGGACTTGCTGTTGGCTCTGAAGTTTGGATTATATTATCTTTTTTCGAGTCTTTAATTCTCACGTATTCTTTCTCAAAGAATTCTGGTCATGTGACACCTGTTTTTATAAAACAGAAATCTCGGACCACATGAAAACATATTCAACAGGTAGCACTATAGGCCCAAACCCGAAGAAAGTCATTTGGGGAATAGACATGGCAATGGTGAAggagggtaaaaaaataataatacatgtggACTGATAAATGAATTGATGGCACTTCTGAATATACAATTTCAGCTTCACCCTGTCGTTGGTAGCATTTCGCAACAAACCCCGCTCCCAGGTTGAAATGCTAATTTCATTACTAGCTTTTTTCAGACAACCGATCTCAAGTTCGCTCATGCCCCGTAGAGGCACAAAGTGGTATTACAAGTTCATTTGCCTTTGACTTTTACATCATTTTACCTTTAATCAACAACATTGTTCAGGTTTTAAAGCAAAGAATTCCGTGCGGTTTagaataaaagtgtttttacaCTAGCACATTTTAGTTTGCTTGAATCCAGTtggtttcccccccccctcggTCCGGTTCAGCAACATTAGCAATACCGCCAGCAGCTAGCACATAAACCGAGACTAGGCAGTAGAACGGGTACGTCTTGGgtttagcatgttagcagttagcatgtcatcatacaaatatgttttcttatttgttttgttcaggAAAGAGGATAATGCGTATTTGGTTATTTGCTGGCATAATTTAGCCCAGTTATTAAAAGCCACTTCCTGTTAACATTCTGTGATCAATCAGAGAAGAGAGTGGTGTCAAAGTACACTCAGAATTTCAATGAACCGGACCCTGGGGGGTCTGCGGACCAAGTTTACAAACCCATCGACTGATTCTGACTAGAAAAAGACAACTTGACGTGAAAGCACCTCAACTAAACACTTAAAGCAGCACTTAACCCTCCTGTTACGTTTGTTTCTCAGGAACAGTGATATTGTtcctgggtcattttgacccaggGCGTATTTAATGATTCACAAGCAATGGGTTGGACTCAATaaactttgtttaaaaacaaattaaaactttttttttaattattattattatggtctttttttttcttgtcttttttagaatgggtcattttgacccgggCCATATTTAATGTTCCAAAAGTGTCCAGAATGAATAAAATTCCAACAACAATAGTTTAAAAGCTAATTTTAACATTCaattgtatttgattgatttctaaatgggtcattttgacccaagcCTGTTTAATGATGCCAAAGTTTCCAATACAATtagaaaagttttctttttttattattgtattgtctTGATCTTTttaatgggtcattttgaccaaGGCCACTTTTAATGATCAAAAGTGTCTGAAACATTAAAGAAATTCTCaacaaatattgtttaaaaggTACTTTTAACTATTTAAAAATGGGTCGTTTTGACCCAGAGTATTTTTAACTATacaaaagtgtcaaaaatgaGAGAAAGAGAAATCCCGACTCAacaaacattgtttaaaaaacgaTTTATAACTTTTTATAGTTTGATTTGCTTGATTGAGCCAAACAATTCTCACATATTAGAAATGGAACAAGTCTTAATAAACATTGCTTGAAACTACTTTTAacagtttttagttgtatttgtTTGACTCTCTAATCCCAAtagacattatttaaaaaatactttgtaatttgaATTGTATTTCTTTACCTTTAAAATGGCTCATTTTGACCCAGCGTCCTGTCTCATGATCCTCAAATACCACAATTGAAATCATTGCATTGCAAAtgtttgaaattgtatttgttgATAACACTTAAGCCAAACAGAAGACGTTTCATAAGGAAAAACTatattttgaatgtatttgtcAAACttcaaaatgggtcaatttgacccggaacataacaggagggtttTGATATGTTTTCTAAGCACTTATTGACTTCAATCAAGCAGAGTTTCTCTTTGTGTTCATTTAAAGCATCATCTTCACCAGCACCAGATTTAGTCCAGATTGTGTTTAGACTGGGTGTGAATCAGGCTCAGAATCGGACTcttcttaaaaaagaaagaaagaaaatcaaccCTCTGCTGCATCAAAAGCTTCTTTTGTTCAACACGTGAATATGAATGTCGCAGGGGTTTTATCCTTctgtcttctttttgtttcgAAAGAATGTTGTGCCATTTGTGAATAGCAAAGAGAACTATTGAACATatatgaaaagaagaaaaagagctattttaaattattttttatttttctctggcattttgtttttgctatatttatttttcttgtattaGAATATTCTTTGTAGGAGGGAGGGACaacttgtaaacaaacaaacgtgtATTTTTCCTTAGCGCGAGAAGCctattttcttcctttttgtaCAATTTGGATGTTTGGAGCGAGACTTTGACAAGCAATATGATGATGTCCTTCCTCTGTGACTGTATATCTGCATGCTCTTTGTGTGTTGCCTTAACCACGGCTgccaatcccccccccctcccccaaccccaaacaccccccccccccttacctGGTGGTGTCCCACCCGGTCTGGTCCAGTGCAGTCCAATAAAAGCAGTGCTTTCTGTGTACTCCCACGACAGCTGCAATCGCCTTCTTCCGCACCACATTGGTCCAAACACACCTTTACAGATGGGAAAGACTGCAGATGTCAGTGTACAATGTTTGCACGAAAATGCGTACAAAAGAAGTCATAGCACCTTTTTTAAGTTtgtattttatacttttttttgttttattttttttttttttctgttcttgtATTGTTTCAGCCCATATGAAAAGtagttaattattttaattgtttttttaatttaaatttgactttattttgtttttagcattcactcatgaaaaaaaatactggatttttttttttttaataagggtTTTATTGTTTTCTAAGCATGTAATATCTTAAATCCAGCAGAGTTTCtctttgtattcatttaaagcaatcctCTTCAGCAGCACCAGATTTAGTCCAGATTGTGTTTAGACTGAGTGTGAATCTGGATCAGAATCtgaattctattttttatatatatatatatatatatatcctctACTGCagcaagtttgtttttattatgtattttactGTAATTCTAGCCCACACGTTTAAGTCcatatataaaaaacacagatatattttgattgaacttttttctattttgtatttatttaatctgtatttatatattttattgtgattttagCACCTCTATATGAAAGCATATTATTATATctcagtattattttttttagcctttttttcccccccaaacaaGACAGAAAAGGGAAAGAAATTAATAGTCCTGAGGACATGTGAGCagatttctgtttttgttaCACTTGGTTGCCATCCAGGCCGCCTGACGTCAAAAAGTTGCGGCGTTTCCTGTTCGAAAAAGCTGGACGAGTCGAAAGGTCAggaattgaaaacaaacatcatGCCTGGAAGAAAATAAACCAACGTGCGCATTTTGATGACTAAAATGCCTTGGCTCTGCTATCTTGAACTGGTGACGTCACAATGAAAGAATAAGAACTCTACCGCGACTGTAACGCCCTCTGGTGGTCAGGTGGTGCGCAACggatgacatcacaaatataaGACAATCACATCAtccaaaagtttaaaaaaatgaatccccATACCTTGCATAGtactaatatttaatatatttaaattatttccatagtattttttgttaaataatagTACTCTAATAAATGCAGTTAATTAAACATCACCAGACTTTTGTTTGTTCCAGTTGTGCCTCAAAATCGTCTCTTCCCGTCTCCATGTCATCAAAGGGTGAGTagcttgatttgatttgacttttACCTTCTCTTTATGTGCAACGGTCATGTTAAAATCTGTTAAATGTTACGATGGTTACAGTTTCGACACTGGAACTGATCATTTTCCACCATTTTGAGTGtgcgtgttgttgttttttggggggggggggggttcttgaGGCTGATTGTCGAGGTTATGTGCTCTTAAGCAGGCAAGCGAGGGAGACAAAGTCACCTTCAAGCACATGCTGAGTTAACATGCTGCTTTGTGCCTCTACACACAATTAATCATCTGCTTATTATCTCGTTATCATCACGGAGTGTTTTTGCTgcactttgtgttgaatgtgTGCATTGTTTTTCGGTATGGAACTGAAAATCTATATAGTATATAACATTGTGTTACATATAAACGTTTCTAATATTTTCTATTCATCCAGTTATGAATTACAGTATTTCAAAATGTTCTTCATAAGATGGTTTTGCTTTCAACAGGAGTTTCTGTATGACAAatattatgtaatatttttaaagtaatttaatcATAGCAATAGCAATTTTAATAAAGCTAACAActaaattttgttaaaaataaaattatttaaaaaatcatttaaaatggcaaactaaatttaaaaaaaatattttaataaaaatacaaacctAATCAAACAGAAATATCTATCAAAGTAATCAATCCATCCAATTTTTTCTCTCTAGGAATTGTCCCCATGAGGGTTGCGGGTGAGATTCTGGGGCTGAACCATATAAACGAGAAGGGCGAGAATCCATATAATTAAACAATATAATTAAAagcttcaattattattatattaaatttgaatttatttatttaaaagggacACTGCAAATTAATCAACGTTTTACAATGCAAATTAGAGTTAGCTAAGTCAAGCTCATTTTCATTGCCAGTCCCTTGGGCGGatgtaaaagaaaatgacagtcattaaaatcataaatcaatttccaacaatatacaataatattacTTGAGTACATTTCCTGTACAGTTGATGGTGCTTACTAATTAATCTCTCATTCAATGACAGCAGTTTTGGCCGACTTCAGCCACTGTTTCTACGATTGCTACATCGGCAGTACttgttcataaaaaataattagccTGGTTGTGTTAAATCCATTGTTTAGTAGTGAATAGACATCCATGTAATGCCAActaagtgtgcgtgcgtgcacgtgcGTGTCAAAAAATACTAACTGACGTCTcgggcgccatctggtggaaacTCGAAGACGCGCTCGTTGACATCTTTCAAGTTAAACGTTACACAACATGTGCGTATTTGTTTCATGAAAATTCTGGAATGACACATTATTCAACCTAAGAACTTCCTATTGATTCAGTTTGCCCTCAGTTGTTCTGGATTAGTGTTTGATTGTGAGTTCCTGTGTAGTGAcaggttttttttaacaagttttttttttatctcaatggTATTTAAGTGGACTGCTGAGCGTCACCGTGAGTCACAAAGAACAACACAGACAAGGAAAGTGAGGCCTGCTTCAAATTAACCTCCCCTGGGGCCTCTTCTGAACCTCCTTGGACCATCTTGTAAACACAATGCTGGATTTCCACTCAAATATTTCTAATAGGCACTGCGATCATTATATTTAAAAGTATTGCTAACAAacacaagtgtgtgtttgttctaTAGATCAAATAAACAGATTACGACCACTTGCGAGCGCGACATAAACAAAATCGTCTAGACATTTGATTGCGTTTATCATGGCTAAAAATAGACCAGATCCAATCTGGGCTTTCCTGTTATAAAACAGCGCCTTCGACGAGCCACGTAGCGCTTAGTATCGCATCTGTTTACACGACATAAACTTAGTCAGTTAGCAACCATGCTGGTCTCCATAAACAAAAAGCACGGCTCTGCAAATTGTGTGGGTAATACTTCAAATTTTGTTTGCCTCGATGCAAAAcattaaccttgctctgcaagctgaattcttgcggtatttgtgagttcacaaactctcgagaatacatcttgtaccgagcccgttgatttccaccgatccgAACCACCCAATCACAaagcgacattgtgtttggggggcgGGATATGTAGGCgggacgaaaccaggaagcgccgacaccgtgggaaacaaactaatctaacatggacgaatggacgctggtaaagatgttttgttttttttcccctaagacCGAAGACGacgttttcatccgttgccgtgattggtcaaaacaaacgtgaagatgccgcatcgtccaatcggCTCGAAGTATTGTGgaagcagtcccagattgatattgtggagaactcacTTGGGCGAATCGCAATTACCAATCTGGCTATTGTCAGGTTAGCAAAACATGTCACAGCAAGCACAGACACCAGAGCTAAAATTAGCGACGGGCATTCGAGGCTGTTTTGTCTCAGTAGCagacgaagaagaaaagaagaaagtgtTCACAGGTTTATGTTTAATCACACATGTTGTGAGTGTACATCATCGTATGAAGTAACCTTCATTTTTGGTACAAAAGTGTGTAAAACAGTGTCACAGTTATTATTTTGAGTGCTCAGTCAAATAGTTTTTGAAAGCCCATCTTggctaatataaaaataaattattcaacttttttttttaaatcttcattAGTGTTTtcaatgtcacaaaaaaaacaaaagtaagcaTAAAGTGCAAAATGACTTACAGTCTTAGACTCCGATTATGACATCATACTTAACCCACTCTCATTTTTTCCATGACCGTTTGTAGtgttgtttgctttgttttcaaGCTAACGTCCCGACTAGCTAACTGCTAGTCCAAAATGTCCACTCAGGAGTTCCTTTTCTTCAGCTGTTCCGTTTCATGAAACATTTTCacgtatttattcattcatgtatttatGGCTTTGAAGTCAACACTCGAATGTTAAAAATCAGATCTCAAATTGTAACCCCCCTTTTCTTCAAAGTGAACGATCCTTCATGCGCTAAATCTTCGAACGCGCTTTTCCTTTCTCGACTTGCAAAATTTCACCAGCAGTCCCGAGGCGATCGCCGCCAACAACACAACCGCaacgatgacgatgatgtgaTTGGCTTTTTTCCGCCCTCTACACATTTCCGGAGTCACTTTCTCAATGTTGACCGGTTCCGAGCCCTGGTGGAGAACGCAAGTCGCCGCCTCGATGTCGGGCACCACCACGGCCGAGTGCTGAAGCAGGCGAACTAATTCCAGGTTTCCGCAGCAGCTGAGCGGATTGTCCCCCACGTAGAGCGTCTTCAGCGAGCGTTCCAATGCCGCCATGGCGGCGCGCTCCAGGGTGACCAGGCTGTTGTTCTGCAAGTTAAGGGTCTCGATGGACAACTCTTGGTTCCAGGCTGGGAGGCTGCTCAGGTGGTTGGTGGACAGGTCGACCAGTTTCAGGCTCCTTAGCGACGACATGTCGGCGTTCAGATGGGAAATGTTGTTCTCCCTCAGAAGGAGCTGGACTAGGGAGTGCTCCAGACCAGCCAGGGAGTCTCGGTGCATCTCCATGCCGGGATTGAGAGACAAGTCCAGAAGACTGAGAGGGGTGTTAGCAAACGCTCTGCAAGGCAAACTCTTGATATTGTTCTGAGAAAGGTAAAGGAACTTCAGCTTCGGAACGGAGAAGAACGAGACACAACTTAGGGGATTTTGATCGTTTTTTGTCTCTGAGGGGCACACTCGTAGATTGTTCTCTTGGAGCTGGAGCAGGTTCAGACTTGGAAGTCTCTGGAAGGTTTGATGCGCGAGGGTGCGAAGGTCATTACCTTGCACGAAGAGCTCCTCCAAAGCCTGCAGAGCGCCTTCGCCGAGGGAAAGTCTCCGTAGGGAATTATAGCTAAGGTTGACGGTCTTGGCTGCGGGAAGGAGGTCTTTGTCGGTGATAGAAAACAAGGCGACGCAGTTGTTGCTGACATTCAAGACCTCCAGCGACGTCATGGTGCGAAAGAAGGACTGCGGCAAGCCTGTGAGCAGGTTGTAGCTTAAGTCTAAGTTCCTCAGATGCTTCAAAACCATCTCGGGCATCTTGGTCTCGGCCGCGTCGACACTCCGGACTCGGTTGCGCGACAAGTCCAGATGCCGGATTACGTTGTTGGTGGGCAGCAGCGGGAAATTCGGCAGTTTATTTTCACTCAGATCCAGAAAGGCGAGGTGGTACAGCTCGGCCGATCTGGTGCTCTGGAAGAGCTCCAGGCTGTTCCTGCTGAGGTTCAACGCTCTCAGACGGTTCAGATTGAAGTCCGTGATGCAAGCGATAGAATTCCTGGACAAGTCCAGATCGCTGAGGCCATCGAGACAGTCAAAGGCGCCGTCTTCGATTTCCAAAATGACGTTGTTGCGGAGACTAATCCTCCTCAGGGACGACGCGCCGCTGAAAGTATTTTTCGCGATCTTGGTGATGCTGTTGCCGCTCAGCGAGAGCTGCACCAACGAAGGAGAATCGGCGAGGAAAAAGTCAGACATCCCCGTGTACAAGCCATTATTGGAAAGATCCAGAGACTGCACGGCTGCGAGCGTTCCGATTTGAATTTTGCCCATCGCAAACACGTTGAGACGATTCCCGGACAGATCCAGGACTTTGAGGTCACGCATGGCCTCAAAGAGTCCCGGCTGGATGAAGTGGATCTTGTTAGAGTGGAGATCCAGGTGACGCAGCCCCATGTGGCCGGCGAGGGTATCGCCACTGAGATTCTGCAGCTGGTTGTGTGAGAGGTCCAGTGCTTGGACGCCCGACGGGAGGTCGGCGGGGGTGCTGGTGAGGCTCAAATCCCTGCAGACCACGCTGGTATCCACCTGCCGGCGCAGACAAACACACGCAGCGTGTCGGTGGGATCACGTCGAGGAAATAGCAAAACTTGCTCAAAGTGTACTTTTGATTTACGAGGCTTGTGATGTGAGGAGGTTTATGACCGTTCGTCGGTCCAATGCAAACCTCAATTCTTGGTAAATCGCTTGTTTTGCTGTTTAGAGACATAACACCATATGACCGCTTCTCACCTCCTTCAGCCAAGATCATTCCGATAAATCATGAGGGAAATTCCATAAAGAAGTACAGAGAAAAGAAAGAACCTTCAGTTAGAAAGTGCCTCTTTGTTGGTAACATTCTCTCCCTtggtacaatatatatatttatatatatatatattagaccTATTGAGTTTATAATTGAAAACATATGGCCAGAGGACCCCCACCATCCACCACTCACCACCAGCCCCCGTTGCCCCCcctccagttaaaaaaaaaaaaaaacagcccatAAAACTGTCTCCATCTCCAATTTCTCACTAAAGCCTTTCAGATTCTCGACATACTTGCGGTTTTGATGAAAAGCCGCTCGTTGCTTACGGGCTGACATAAACAAAAGACTACCTACCGTGTAAAATGTCCTCTCTGGTTTTCAGTGAACCCTTGGGTATACCTAAAAGATTTAAGATCCTTAagtggattattattatattttattttttctggagagctcaatattgttcattcggcaattttaccgatttgacatgtcatcatcattgctctctctttttcttttttttttttgttaatttttttttatgtaaaaaagaaaaagaaaaaattattttagcatGCTAGCTGATTGGCTATCCCTTCGATGGATACATACATTCGTTTTCATTTCTAGTTTTTCTATAGCAGGGCATTGATTGGTTGTTCGTACAAACTGAAAGTGATGAGTGGTTAGGGTTGGTAACTTCCAAAATTAACTAGAATGTACATTTCAGAGGGTCCATTTTACGGGTTTCTTGGAGGCTCCAAATCTTTGGTTAGCATTGGGGTAGGTTTAGCGCTTAGGTTTGGATTAAGAGTTAGCATTGTTTTATATGTGTTTGGGTTAGCACGGCTAAATTTGTGGTTCGGGGATTAGGTTAGATTTCGGTTTAGGAAAGACTACTACGTTTATattgcacatttcatacacaaggctaCCCTAAAATGTCTACTTTAGGGCCCTGccctgacgttttttttttttttttttttttttgcactgccaTTCCATTTCTACACTACAATCatttcccaaaacatttttgctagCTTGTCGTCATCCCGAATCCTGATTCAGTCATTCAACATGAACTTTCCTTTCACCTATGACCCACGCGTGATTCAATTTCTCGTCACTTACTTAAGACTCCTCGGAGTAATACCTTAGGACGTTCATAAAACAGGAACAGGGTGACTTATATTTCCAATTACAACACCGCTTACGCTAATGTCAGTAATCTAAGGGGTGTACATA containing:
- the lrrc32 gene encoding transforming growth factor beta activator LRRC32, producing MVSGVSEGGARTRRAEDVKTTWSGVRHAAKTRRRLGVSNMAAFPLLLPLLVGCVAAAVQPARHRPSCRIVDTSVVCRDLSLTSTPADLPSGVQALDLSHNQLQNLSGDTLAGHMGLRHLDLHSNKIHFIQPGLFEAMRDLKVLDLSGNRLNVFAMGKIQIGTLAAVQSLDLSNNGLYTGMSDFFLADSPSLVQLSLSGNSITKIAKNTFSGASSLRRISLRNNVILEIEDGAFDCLDGLSDLDLSRNSIACITDFNLNRLRALNLSRNSLELFQSTRSAELYHLAFLDLSENKLPNFPLLPTNNVIRHLDLSRNRVRSVDAAETKMPEMVLKHLRNLDLSYNLLTGLPQSFFRTMTSLEVLNVSNNCVALFSITDKDLLPAAKTVNLSYNSLRRLSLGEGALQALEELFVQGNDLRTLAHQTFQRLPSLNLLQLQENNLRVCPSETKNDQNPLSCVSFFSVPKLKFLYLSQNNIKSLPCRAFANTPLSLLDLSLNPGMEMHRDSLAGLEHSLVQLLLRENNISHLNADMSSLRSLKLVDLSTNHLSSLPAWNQELSIETLNLQNNSLVTLERAAMAALERSLKTLYVGDNPLSCCGNLELVRLLQHSAVVVPDIEAATCVLHQGSEPVNIEKVTPEMCRGRKKANHIIVIVAVVLLAAIASGLLVKFCKSRKEKRVRRFSA